One Desulfonatronum thioautotrophicum DNA window includes the following coding sequences:
- a CDS encoding type II toxin-antitoxin system RelE/ParE family toxin: protein MSIAVMEYVDEAGRNHFRQWFEDLSVEYAAKVAAARSRMMAGNLGNLKTVDGALKEYRIDWGPGIRIYLVLEKKALVILFCGGVKSGQSADITKAK from the coding sequence ATGTCGATCGCCGTGATGGAATATGTTGATGAAGCAGGTCGGAATCACTTCAGGCAGTGGTTCGAGGACTTGTCCGTTGAGTACGCGGCGAAAGTGGCAGCTGCACGTTCTCGGATGATGGCTGGAAATCTTGGAAACCTGAAGACGGTTGACGGGGCTCTCAAAGAGTACAGAATAGACTGGGGGCCGGGTATTCGCATTTATCTTGTCTTGGAGAAGAAGGCTCTGGTGATCCTGTTTTGCGGCGGAGTGAAGTCCGGACAGAGCGCGGATATCACGAAAGCCAAAAG